Below is a genomic region from Betta splendens chromosome 8, fBetSpl5.4, whole genome shotgun sequence.
GTATAACTTATTATTACTAAtcattgtgtttgtcttgtatGTCTTGTCTTTACAGGTCAAGTGAAGCAAAATGAATGTTGTATaaagtatttttcttttgttcttatgaTCTCAGTATTATGTCAGTAATCAAAGtcttctgttttttaattttctaaatatttaagtgtttgtgaaaataaaagtttaaatgaAGGTAACTTGTTTTATCCTTTTCTAATTTTGTTAGAAACAATTGATGTATTGTTTAGTGTTATTTGTTGTGTGCAAATGTGCATGATACTTTTACACTTATTTAActattttattatcattaccCTTTAAAGTTAAGTTCCGATTTTACAGCCAgttattttttgtttctattATTAACAAACTAAAACATGAGGCATTTAAATTGTGCGTGGCGTAACCACACCTCACACCTGGTGTCTGTGATGCACCGTTGCTCCGCTCATTGTTTCACTTCTGTATTGTGGTGCCGTTCGGGTACGTGGGTGTTGCACAACGCTTCTGCTTGCTTCTGCCTTGATCCTTCTGTCCTGTCATGCTGCAGCATCTCTGCCACAGACTTCCAGCCTGTCTTGAGGCACCTAGACTAAACACTTAGAACTGAGACTTTTAGCTTTCATGACCAAAATCTAAAGGTATGTATAACTGAAGAGATTAAATGTTCATATATTTTAATTGTTCACATCTAACAACGTGAATTGGgcaaataaaaatcaaataataagtaatatgcattttttttttcattttaaaagggAATATTGTCCCTCCAAACATCACCCTGTATCCTGTCTGGGACGATGACGATGGCGCCTCATCAGTCAAACTCATCTGCACCCTCAGTGGCTATTTTCCTGACACACTGGAGGTGCAGTGGAAAAAGGAAGATGCAACTCTGGATCACGGAGAACAAACCCAAACGAAGCTGCAGACAGTGAATTCAAAAGGCTTCACGCTAAGCAGTGAGATTAAGCCAAAAAAGGGAGAGTGGGAGAAAGGCACGAAATATACATGCAAGTCCACCCACATGGAAACGAcgtttaataaaacaataagtATTTGCAACTGTGAGTATGTTAGTCTTAAACTCTAAACTTGAgctgtatttattgtattgtatatgtatgtgcatgCTAACGGGATGAGCCCATTTATTTCTACAGTTCATTGGAGAACCCGTCCTTCTGTTCAAGTGGAGATTCCCAGTTTCAACACAGTAATGATGGCAAAATCTGAGGTTGAAGCCACATGTGTAGTCAAGTTTGATCTTAAACCAAAAGTAACCTGGCTGAAGGATGGTGTAGAAGCATCAAACACAAAAATAGAGAACAAGGACAATGGAACTCATATGGTCAGTAAACTGAAGGTTTTATCCAGTGAATGGAAACAGCTGAAGAGTGTAACATGCAAAGCAGTGGATCAGTGCTCCTCCACCGCTGAGAAAACTGTGAACATTGAAAGTAAGAAACACATCAGCTGAACCATCTAACAACACAATTGaggcaaaaacagtgaaatattcttttttttttaatttagaaaaGAATATTGTCTCTCCAAGCATCACCCTGTATCCTGTCTGGGACGGTGACAATGGAGCCTCATCAGTCAAACTCATCTGCACCCTCAGTGGCTATTTTCCTGACACACTGGAGGTGCAGTGGAAAAAGGGAGACGACCCCCTAGACAGCCAAGAACAAACCCAAAGGAAGCTGCAGAGTGTGGCTCCGGAGGAAACCTACAGTCTGAGCAGTGAGATTAAGCCAAATAACAAGCACTGGGAGGGAGGCACGAAATATACATGCAAGTCCACTCACAACAATAAGGaatttacaaaaacaataagTATTTGTAAAGGTAAGTATGTGAGTTTTAAACTCTAAACCTCAGTGTTTTATGTTCAAACTAATAAATAGGAACATTTATTTCAATAGTTCGCGGGAGAAGCCTTCCTTCTGTGGAAGTGGAGATTCCCAGTTTCAAGACAGTAATGACTTCGTCTGAGGTTGAAGCCGTGTGTGTGGTCCAGTCTGCTTATAAAGCCAAGGTCACCTGGCTGAAGGATGCGAATAAAGCACCGGCAACGCAAACAGAGAGCAACGCAATGCCCATAGTCAGTAAACTGAAAGTTTCATCCAGTGactggaaacagctgaggagtGTAACATGCAGAGCAGAGCACCCGTGCTTCCAAACCACTGAGAAAAGTGTCAACGTTAAGGGTAAGAAACACGTCCGCTGTCCGGCAAATCGGAGCCCAGACATTTCTTGACCGCGTGCGCTGTGTTTCCACCGTGCAGGTGTGGTCACGCGTCCGTCAGTGGAGATCCGGAGGTCGCTCACGGGTTTGGAGCAGGGAGACCTCGTGCTGCTGTGTAACGTTACAGGACTCTCCTCCACGGACCTTTACATCACCTTCCAGGACAACAAGGGAGAGACCTCTGACCAGCTCTACGTTTACCTGCCTGAAGCTCCGGGCCTTCATTCAGTCACCAGAGAGTGGTCTGTGAATGCATTGTCTGGGATGAAGGACAGAAGTTTCACCTGTACAGTGACTCAAGACTTCACCGGCGGCGTCAAATCAAATTCTATTAGTTTTGATGGTGAGAAGTGTTGCTGATTTCATGTTCCACGCTCAATTCATTTATAATTGATTGATTCTATAACGGcctgatttgtttatttcatttagcGGAGCCTTCGGTGGATGTTTCTGCTGGTGAGGAGTCGGACCCGCAGCGACTCGTGTGCTCTGGTTCTGGCGTCAGCCCCCAAATTCAGTGGCTCTGTGGGTCTGAGAAGGTAACCAGCAAAACAACCAGCAGCATTAGCATGGGTGCAGACGGACGCGTGACCGTAAGCAGTCAGCTTCCAGTCCCTGAGAACGAGTGGAAAACAGGGAGGAGCTTCACCTGTGAGGTTTCTGACAAGTCCCTCAATAAACAGGCCACGAAGACCATCAGTTTCTGTTCAGGTGACACACGTAGAAATGCATGAAGCCAATCACACGTCTCCATTCCCGTCATCATTACTTGACACGTGCTTGTTCTTTTTCACAGCCGCTCCTTCGTCCTCTCGCTTTGTCAGCGTTTATGCCCGTGGACCACGAGCTGAGGAGCTTCTGAAGGACGAGCAGGTGACCGTCACCTGCCTGCTGGTCGGCCTCGGGCTCAAACACTTCGCCATCACCTGGAAGGTGGATGGGATCGAGCAGCGTGCGAACATCAACACAACGCAGCCCGTGAGTCACAGCAACGGAACGGAGACTCTGCAGAGTTTCTTCAAGATTTCTGCGAAGGACTGGGACGCTTTCAAGCAGGTTTCGTGTGCGGGGAAGCACATTTGTCCCAGCCAGAGCTATGAGGACCACGTAAGGAAGAACACAGGTAGCATCCGTCCCTTTGAATTACTTGCAATGacttaattataaaaatatttctaaTAAAAAGTCCATTTATTTTCCCCAATGCCAGTGATCTACAGTGAACCTTCAGCCACTTTGCTCCAGGGCTCACATGAGCTCGTGTGTCTGGCCACGGGCTTCAGTCCTGCATCCATCAACATCAGCTGGTCGGTGAAGAACTCCAGGAAGCCCGTCTACCACACGACGGAGCCCCACGCGGCCACAAACGGGACGTTCAGCATTCAGAGCCATCTCAACCTGTCCCATAACGTGTGGTTACCCGGGGACACCATCATCTGCACCGTGACCCACCAAAACACCACGCTGTCCCTGAATGTAACTAAGCCAGGTACCGCTCCGTCCACGGGCCCAGAAGCTGTTTGGAACCACATACGCTACATTGTTTCATATGAAACTTGTGCTTTTTGCAGATATGCTGGGAAAGTGTCTGTTCCTGGATGAAATTCTGCAGGCTGACGTGTACCAGGACGTAAGCGTGGACAGCTGGTACCCCAtggtcaccttcctcctcctgttcctcacGGCCGTCGTTTACAATGTCGGGGTGACTATGGTTAAGGTACGATACAGCGGCTGGTTAGCAAAAGACAGTTTATTATTTCTGTCCTACAAATGAAACTGATCGGCTCCTTTTCTTCCCTTTCAGACTAAATGACAGCGACCACAGGACACGTCACCATTTTTGGACCGGTTCATTTTGTAGTTCTTTATTCAATTCTAACGCATTAAGTTTTTATGTTTCACTTGCGTGTTGACGTTGTGCTGTATGTGTATTGTGCATGTGACGACACCAATATAATAAACTCTCGCatgttgaaaaagaaaaataaggaAGCGAACTTTGTCTTATTTCACCTCCACATAAATGGTCAAATCAAGAAACAGATCAACATTCATCAATTGATTAAGGTTTTTTTAAAAGTTTACATATAGTTTTTTTAGAATATTCTTAACTaagttatttaatattttatcttGAATTATGTACATTCACTTCAAAAGCAATAAACCGCATCTGGGATCAACAGCGCATTCGCCTACATTTCTACatatttcattatgtgtaatattttaGGTTTTGTTTCCGAAACTAAACCCTGTAACAAAGTCATCACATGATATGCAAAATCGATGTGAGAACACATTCAAAGTGATATGAGATATTTAAATGTGTGCTTCGGGCCTCTTACTGGCAGAACCACTTCACACCTGGCGCCTGTGATGCTCCGTTGCTCTCTGCTTCGTTTCACTTCTGTTTTTTGGTGCCATTTTAGAACCCGAGAGCTTCTCAGAGCGTCGCGCTGTAACGTCTGTGCAACAGACTTCCTGACCTGATACAGCAGTGGGAAAGTGGAACCCTGCCATCTAGACtcaacacacagacatcacacaGTTAAGACTGTGGGGTCACATTTATACAATATTTATTCAGAAGAGACGAATTGAATGAAATGACCAATACTTAAAAATTATCTGTTATATGACGacagatttaaataaaacaaacatgctgcaaCACAAGAACCAGCTGCAATGTGATTGAGCTGTATTAAACTTTTGTTTATGCACTTGATGCAAAAGCCTGTTCTATTTATTAGGAGACTCCCAGAATCAAGTCAGCAATGAAAACTTGACTTTTTACCCAGTAGCTTCATAAACTGAGACAGAAatgtgctacagtattaggTCATATCAGTGAAAATGACCAAACGCCTGTAACTTGCTGAGCAAAATGGCAAATTAATGGCGAGAAGTGCATGCAAACCAGCTTCCCTTGCTGTAGTGTTGTGTTTCATGCCGCTCCCTCCCATGTGTGACTAAGTGTGAGGCCGTGACTCCAGCTGCTGTCGCTTTGTAACATGATTGTTACGGGCGGGGGTCAAACTAGACTCGGAACAGTATACTACTGTTGCAAccgagggtcaaactggactgaacggaattttaaaacacactcagtatgagtggggaacaggctacaaaggccttcaaaccATACTGGgaaggaggacccaaatgcacgacccacagacaggactgacaataaatgatttaataaattaatagaacatacagacagaggacaatacaaactaaggacgctgcgcaTGCAGGATAGGCcggaaataaataatgcaaactaacacatataactcacaggtaaactaaagatcactgcagactAAATTaccatcctaaaacacaaaacatgcagactGTACCTAAGCTCAAAACCTAAACAGCACAAAACTAACAGAAGTACTCACTGGTCAACTGAAgatcactgctgagcaggaaactaaataaaccatactaagaacaccaaactaacacaaacagtgaacaaacacacaaacctggacggaGCCCAAGAGCACGATGACACTGTAACAAGTAACCAgaaacaagtaacaagtaatgcaccaacaaagactgtgcacctttaatacaagacaagacaggtgaacccaatcaaactaatacaggaaacaaggacacaaaaccaaaagggtgaaaccaggctgcccctggtggcgtggaagccgagtcacaacaatGATGCGTGGACGTCTAGATGCAAAAACAGAATGAGAATGTTAATAACAGCTTTGCTCATTCACTCACCTGCAAGGTGTTTTCTAAGATCTAAGGACCTTTGTATGAGCTGGTGCAGCCCCAGTACCTTCACTGTGATGTAATTATTTATAGAAAATAATTAATGGCAGCAATTAAATGTGCAAATTAAATACACAATAACGGTGTGATACTCAAAAATTTTGAATACCATACAAAACTTTATTAGTTTCAGTAATGCAACTTAGAAGTGAAGCTAATATATCTGATAGACTCATTTAGATGCAAAGCAAGATAGTTCAAGTTGTGATCTGTCATAATTGAGATTATTATGGTTTACAGCTCCTGAAAACCCCAAATCCACACTCTCAGAAAATTAGAATATTGTAAAAAGTTTTAACATTCTATTCTAGTCTCAATTATGACATCACAACTTAAACTATCTTGCTTTGCATGTAATAAGTAATAAATCCCATAAATTAGCttcaccttttgttttgtctgcttCAGTTTTAAATTTATCCCAGGAGCTGTTGAAGTCACCCTTTACTGACACCTGTAGGATGACTCGCGCACACGTCTTCCTTTCTCTAACACAAGCTAGActagttttcatttttttctctttaaactCTCCGTTCCACGTTCCTGTCAGCAGCGCTCCTGCGTTACTCGCTCTGTCCACAAGGGGGCGGCAGAGCTCCACGGCAGCGGTGGCGTGCCACCTTTGCGTGAAGTCGTCGTGTAATTCAAGATCCTGACAGGTCTGAGCTGAGCCTCATAAATGATATGAAGCAGAACTGCGCTGGCGGGAGCGCGcaaagacttttttttattcatcacttcctgtttccacacCTATGATGCACACGGCCGCGCCACACGTGTGCACACTCTGCCTCTGAGTCAGAGCTGCATGTCCGTATCTGCATTTGTGTACCTTGTGGGTTCGAAGGAATCCACATCTGGGAGGGATGACACCGGGCGCGTCCAGCCTCACCATTGGccagctctgcagtgatctgGCGCTGCGCGCGCCCCGATTGGCTGGGGACCCGGTGGCAGCCGGCCCAGGCCCGTGACGCTGTTGCTGGGATGGAGTCACAGCGTGCCGCTGCTCGTCGGAGCGCCagggggccgggggggggggggggggcaccgtgCCCAGCAGGCTGCCGGTCCAGCACCCACACCCTCAGATCCTCTTATGCTAAGCCCCTTCCCCCGGGTCCCTGCTCCACCCCTGCTGTGCGTCCGCATAAGCCAATAATGAGTGACAACCGGCAGAAGCGTCAGTTTACTGCCGATTTGCCACTGGGCAAGGCACTCGACCACCAACAGTTGAGTGTTGTTGCCGTGCTTCCTAATCTGAAGTTTTTGTAATGAATCAGTCTTGAATGTCACTCGCATCGCTGTCTCTTTCAGAGCCCACACAAAGTGCTGACACGTCATCCTGCGATGGGCCGCCCTCCATCactgaccactttattaggtacagcctCAGCTCTTAAAGTTCATTACAgtggttctgctctgtttcctGTAGATCACTGCAGGTTCGTGTGTATTTGAAGCCGTACACAAACTACATGTTCTATCATGGATCCAGCACGTATGATGATCGTCCATCTACAGCCCCGAAACGTTACCAGCCTCCACCTCTACGTGTCCTCCTCCAAAACATCGAACCATAAACGAGTTCCCCGCCTTCGTTCAACAGCTGAAACGAACGCTCAAGACTCGATGTGACTCCACCAGTGAAGACGCTCGACACATGAAAACGCATTTACAGTCACTTCAGACAGAGTTCTGACCTTTTCGCACATCATCCATCTGAATGAATGGCATGAACCTCCAAAGCTTTGATTTAAACCACTGGATCATGTAAATAAAAGCTACTGTTCACAATTCTTTAAAGTTTCACGTTGTCTGTAAATTCTCTAAAACGTATAGAATGTGAAGGAGCTTTAACACTTTTCAGTTCTACTGGCTGCTCAAGATAATTTAATGAAACCAcagagtcacagtcacacaatcTACCTCATGTGGCTCTTTGTGTgtataaatgcacacacacatatatatgacGATCACACAGAATATGCAAAACTTAAGACATGGGAAGTGAACAGAGCGCCTCGAAGCCTGACGTTTCACAGACAGAAGACGGCGGCTGCTTCTCTTCGGCACCACCTC
It encodes:
- the LOC114860813 gene encoding LOW QUALITY PROTEIN: uncharacterized protein LOC114860813 (The sequence of the model RefSeq protein was modified relative to this genomic sequence to represent the inferred CDS: deleted 1 base in 1 codon); translated protein: MFPAALLLLLAAGSSVKCEQLTQPDSVTVQPGQHLTITCQVSYSMTSYYTAWIRQLQKGLEWMGYSCAGCTPVYKDSLKNKFSISVDSSSNTVTLNGQNLQPEDSAVYYCARDYYGAFDYWGKGTTVTVSSATSTAPTVFPLVPCGSGTGDKVTLACLATGFTPSTLTFSWTKDGTVLTDFIQYPPVLKNDVYTGISQIQVNKADWTSENPLKCSVTHVGGDANGVLLPPSRNIVPPNITLYPVWDDDDGASSVKLICTLSGYFPDTLEVQWKKEDATLDHGEQTQTKLQTVNSKGFTLSSEIKPKKGEWEKGTKYTCKSTHMETTFNKTISICNFHWRTRPSVQVEIPSFNTVMMAKSEVEATCVVKFDLKPKVTWLKDGVEASNTKIENKDNGTHMVSKLKVLSSEWKQLKSVTCKAVDQCSSTAEKTVNIEKKNIVSPSITLYPVWDGDNGASSVKLICTLSGYFPDTLEVQWKKGDDPLDSQEQTQRKLQSVAPEETYSLSSEIKPNNKHWEGGTKYTCKSTHNNKEFTKTISICKVRGRSLPSVEVEIPSFKTVMTSSEVEAVCVVQSAYKAKVTWLKDANKAPATQTESNAMPIVSKLKVSSSDWKQLRSVTCRAEHPCFQTTEKSVNVKGVVTRPSVEIRRSLTGLEQGDLVLLCNVTGLSSTDLYITFQDNKGETSDQLYVYLPEAPGLHSVTREWSVNALSGMKDRSFTCTVTQDFTGGVKSNSISFDAEPSVDVSAGEESDPQRLVCSGSGVSPQIQWLCGSEKVTSKTTSSISMGADGRVTVSSQLPVPENEWKTGRSFTCEVSDKSLNKQATKTISFCSAAPSSSRFVSVYARGPRAEELLKDEQVTVTCLLVGLGLKHFAITWKVDGIEQRANINTTQPVSHSNGTETLQSFFKISAKDWDAFKQVSCAGKHICPSQSYEDHVRKNTVIYSEPSATLLQGSHELVCLATGFSPASINISWSVKNSRKPVYHTTEPHAATNGTFSIQSHLNLSHNVWLPGDTIICTVTHQNTTLSLNVTKPDMLGKCLFLDEILQADVYQDVSVDSWYPMVTFLLLFLTAVVYNVGVTMVKTK